The genomic DNA AACTCCCGCCGTCGCTGTACCAATAGATACCCTGCCTAACATATACATTTTTGCCTTCTTCCTGACGATACGGGCTTTCCCCTTGCGGATAAAACTCCGTTACGCGTAACGCCCCGTCGTCTATCAATAGCGCAAAGCCCTGTCCTTCGCCGTATATAAAACTGTAAGCGATACCCAACTCATTCAATTCAATATCATATACTCTTTCCTTTTCCGCCGATACCGTAGTGGTGTCGGCATTTTCATAGTCGAATATTTCGTTTAACGTTTCGTAGAACAGCATATCTGCCTCGCTTTCGACAACCGCCGCATTCGCCGTAATGCCGATCCCCAACATAGCCGCGATCATTGCCGTTAAAACAACGATTGCAATTCCTTTGTGCATTCTTTTCATTTTTCTTCCTCCCTGAAATGAATTTTTAATTTATTTTTAGCGATGCGGTGATGATATTTTACCGCATCGTATTTTTCGTTTAACAGTTCCGCGATCTCTTTTAATCGAAAACGTTCCCAATAGCGCAGATAAATTATTTTCTGCTCGGACTCGCTCAATCCTTCTAATGCGATTAAGGCTTTATCGCTCAAACGGAATTCTCCGCACTCTCCGTTATCCATGTCCGAATAAACCAACCGCTTGTCTTTGCGCAATTTGTCCAACGCCATGTTTCTTGCGATCGTATATACCCAAGCCGTCGGCGCACGAACAAACTTCGGCTTGATCTCAAACAACTTTATGAAAAATTGTTGTGCAATGTCTTTGCCGTCTACCTTTCCTCGGAATTGCCTGTCTATATACCGAACAATGAGCGGATAGTAATATTCATATAACTTTGTGACGGCTCTCGAACTGCTACGATACCTCGTTAATAAATAATTGAATAAGATCGGATTCACTTTTTATCTCCTTGGCGCGTCTATAAAAATAATTAGTTCGGATAGCGCGCTGTCCGTGTTTATACCTTAAAAAAATAGGCTATCCTTAAAAAACAGAAAAACCGTCTATCCGAGTTATATGTTTATGGTTAGACTTCTAACCGTGAATTTTCTATATGCGCATATTATATCATATTAGATAAAGAAATTCCATCTATCCGAGTTAAATAATTTTGCAGTATTGTAGGAGGGTTTGACGAATTATGTCGAGGGTTCCGTCCGATTCACATTTAAAAACTTCAGATTTATTTAAAAAAAGACTTAATGAACTCATTGCAGATTTAGACTGCTCTATTTATGAGTTTGCCCCGAAAGCGCATGTTAGTAAAGGCGTAATTACACGTGCTACCATTTACGGCATTATTCCAAGCGTTAAACCATTGATAAAAATTGCCGATACTTGTGAAGTTTCATTGGAATATTTATTAGGCTTAACGAACGAAACAATTTTTTCTCCCTCAATTCTAAAGGTCCCCTTTCATATTCGAATAAACGAATTGCGCCTGGAAAGGGGCGTCAAATTTTCACAGATTGGAAAACAGATGCCTTTTAGTACTAATCTTTTTTATGACTGGCAACGCGAACATACCCTACCATCATTAGAATATTTGCTCGCAATTGCCAACTATTTTGAAGTATCCATTGATTACCTGCTTGGACGAACCGACGATAAAACCAATTAAAAAGAGGTTTAAATTTATGCCAAGAAATCCGACAATACACCCAACTCAACGTATATCGCCTGAGTTTCAAGATCGTCTTAATAGTATTATTAAAGATAAAGAATGTACAAAGTATGAATTCTCTTCTTTAGTTGGCGTCAGTAAAGAAGTTATCAGCCGATCATGCTTATATGGAATTATTCCCAGTCTACAATCTCTTATTAAAATAGCCGATTATTTGAATATTTCAATAAATTATCTTTTAGGGAAAACTTCAAATTCAAATTTTATTAAATCAGAATGTAACGTATCCTTTCACGAAAGACTGAGAAGTTTAGCCAATGAAAAACATAAAAAGTATTCTGAAATTGCTCGAAAAATGATTTTCCCCGAGAGTTATTTCCATGATTGGATCAGAACAAACACATTACCCTCTCTTGATTATTTAATAAAAATAGCGGAATATTTCAATGTTTCTCCCGATTATATCCTTGGAAGAACCGATGAAAGAGATTAAATTGATGAATATAGAAAAAAATTTATTGGTTTTTATACAAAATATTTGCAGGAATTATCCTACCATTGAAAAGGTCATATTATTCGGCTCACGCGCTCGCGGAGATCATACGCAAAAAAGCGATTATGATTTAGCAATTTACGGACAGTTACAACCAAGCGAAATCGTTCTTTTACGGAATGCCCTTCGGGAAGATCTCCCTACCTTGCATAAAATCGATACCGTTTTTATGCAATCCGAAACGGACAGCAAATTGATTAAAAATATCGAAACCGAAGGAATTTTGATTTATGATAAAACTTGCCAATAAATTTGATAATTTCAACAAAGCCGTTAAGCGGCTGAATGAAGCAAATATCGCTTATAAAAAGAACCGTGACGATGACATTTATCAAGACGCATTGATTCAACGGTTTGAGTTCACTTTTGAACTGGCATGGAAAACGCTGCGTGAGTTTATGACTGATCAAGGCTATCAATTAGAAATTCTTTCTCCCAAAGGTGTCTTTGCCTTTGCCTATCAGGAAGGAATCATCTCCAACGAAACACTTTGGCTGGACATGCTCGATTCGAGGAACCTTACTTCCCACGATTATGGACACGAGTTGGCGCAAACGATTGCAGATAAAATAAGCAACCGTTTTTGCAAAGAACTTTCTAATCTTGCAAAGTATATTTTTGAAAAAATTAAATAGTAAAAAAGGGGGACAGTTTAAAACCACCCCCCCCTTTTTTATTCTCTTTGACAAGATTGTTTTCGCTGGTAATATTCCGAAATTTCCAACTCTATCGCAGACAATATACTTTCCGCTTTTTCTTTCGGTATCAATCGCAGATCGGGTTTTCCGTTCACATACACCTTTAAATTCAGCGGATTCTCCTTCGTTTCAATTTCCTGCATTTCCGTTCCCTCCTTTTTTCTTTCATATTACCATAAAATAAAAAATTTTTCCTCGGACTCCGCCCGTTGGGTTTCCCGTCCTTTTCGGTCGGTTTTCTTCTTTCCCCGTTTTTTTCCGTCCTTTCCCCGCGTTTCCTTTCGGTTTTAGCAGAAGAAGACCTTGCCGTCAAGGAAAAAAAGTATCGCTTAAAACTGAATATGTATGATTCGCACGCAATACTTTTTTTGCGGCATTTTTTTTATTACATATATCTTCTTGACTTCGCCTTTCCCTTGACCGCTTCGGTCTTTTCTGCTGTTTTTTCCATTGTCCTTTGGGGTGGTGAGGCAGGTCGGTTTTTTCTCTTTTCTTTCGTTTTCGCGAACAAAGGGCGGAGCCGAGCGGAAATTGTACGGATTGAAACGGATTTGTTCCGATTCCAGTCCGTACTTTTTTCTTTCTTTTTTTGGTATCCTTTATTCACAATAATTTTTAGGAGGTTTTCCAATGAAAACAGCAATCATTTACACATGGAGCACGGCGGAGAACGACGCCGCTATCCAGAGCCAAATCATTCTTTGTAAAACCTTTGCGCTAAAGAATGATTTTAAGATCTTACACATTTATTCAGACTTTAAGAAGTCGGGCATCGGGAATAAACTGCCTGCCATGTGCAAACTTTTGAACGAAATCCAAAGTTGCGAATGGGATTCGCTGCTTATAACCGATCCGTCGCGTTTAACCGATGATCCGCTGGAATATTTTAAATTGCAATTTAATCTCAACATGGCGGGCAAACGGATTATCACTGTTATCGAACAAAAGGAGGTTTTGAAACAATGAGATACGCTGCTTTTTACGGACGTTATTCCTGTGAACGACAAAATGAACAATCTATTGAAGGTCAATTAAGAATTTGTCAGCAATATGCTGATCAGCACGATCTTAAAATCGTAGAAACTTATATAGACCGAGCTATGACCGGTACGAACGACCATCGCCCTGCTTTTCAGAAGATGCTTGCCGATTGCGAAAAGAACGTACTGTGGGATATTGTGCTTGTCTATGCCATTGACCGATTCGGCAGAAACTCTATCGAGATCGCTGTCAATAAGCAAAAACTCAAGAAAAACAACAAAATGCTTATCTCTGCTACACAACGGACTTCTGATAATATTGACGGGACAAAAAACCTTGACGGTATTTTGCTCGAAAATGTTTATATCGGGCTTGCGGAATACTATTCCGCTGAACTTTCACAAAAAATTCGCAGAGGTCTGCACGAAAGTCGCATGAAAGGTCAATTCTCCGGCGGTATTCTTCCTTACGGATATTATGTTGAAAATAAAAAAGTATTTATCGACGAAGAACGTGCCGAAATCGTCCGTTTTATCTTTCAACAATATGCGGAAGGTACAACCGTAAAAGAAATTATTCGGAAATTGACCGAGAAAGGCTTGACTTATCGAGGAAAGCCCTTCGCTATGAATACCGTTTATCAAATGTTGCGCCTTGAAAAATATATCGGTATATGTCGATACGATGAAGGCGTTTATGATAACATTTTTCCCGCGATCGTTCCAAAATACATCTACGAAGACGTACAAAAAATATTGCAGACAAATAAAAAAGGTTCAAAAAGTACCCGCACAGAATTTCTATTAAAGGGAAAACTCTTATGCGGGTATTGCGGTAAAAATATGCATGGCGACAGCGGTACTTCTCATACGGGCAAAACCATGCACTATTATAATTGTATGGCAAGAAAACGTAATAATTCTTGTAATAAATCAGCGGTTTCAAAAGATAAATTTGAAAAACTTATAACGGATACTACCGTTCAACTTTTCGAAGATCAGTCTAATATTGACTTGATAGCCAATGAGATCATGAATGTACATAAAACGCGAATGAACAAAAAATCAGTATTGAGCATTTTAGAAAACCAACGCGACGAAATCAAACGTTCATTGGCTAACATTATGAAAGCCGTCGAAAAAGGTATTTTCAATGCAACAACTCAATCACGCATGGAGGAACTCGAAAAGCAACTTGCCGACGTTGAATCAAACATTGCCATAGAACAATACAAAGAGAAAACCATTTTAACAAAAGAAAATATTATTGACTTTCTCACGAACGCCATTCTGCAAAAACCTAAAAAGATGCTGCAAACTCTGATACAAAAAATCGTCGTATATGACGATAAAATTATTATCTATTACAATTTTACAGATAAAACAAATCCCGATGAATCTAATCATCGGGATTCTTTTTACTATCCGGGTTCGGATAGTTCCGTTATGGTGGAGTGCCTATATCGTAAATTGAACGAAAAAAAATCTATCGAATTTTCGATAGATTTTTTTAATTGCTACTTGGGGGCTTAAATAGTTCAACGGGTTCAATTTCTAAAACCTCACAAATCTTCAATATCATTTTCAAACTTATATTAATTTTACCGTTTTCTACTTTATGAATATAACTTGCATCTCTACCAATTCTTAAACTTAATTCATAAGCGGATAAATTTGCAGCCATTCTTTCTTTTGCTAAATTTATGCTAAAATCTTCGAATTTCATACTTATAGTTTATCTCATAAAATTCCTTGACTAATTGACCCACAATCCATATAATAGAATTATAGTCAACTATGTAACAATTATGAACATATTCTTGAACAATTTATTGACATTCGAAAATATATAGAATACAAGGAAAGGAGTGCAAAATGAAATATTTAACGAAAGAATGGCTGATACAATACAAATTATCATATATAAACAGCGTCACAAAGAAGTCTAAACAGGCTCAAACTCAAAATATCGTTTATTACAACAACCTTTATCGAAATCGCTATTTAAAATTTATCGAGATTGAAAAATCTGACGAAATCTATTCGGATCCCTGCAAGGATTTAGAATTGTGCGAACAAAGAATGAACGAGCAAGGGATAACCGAAGAGGAACGAAAACTCAGAAAATGTATATACAGGTATTATGCAAAAACTTGCGAAAAGCGGATAGCGGCAGGCGCGCCGTTTGTGTTCGATGAAAACCATGCCGCCCGTAAATTCGAAGAAGGCTTGCGGCAAAAGATAGAATTATTGCAGCATATGCCGCCGACGATATTGGATAAGGTTGCAGATATCGGTGTTTTTGCGTTCGGATATGTAAGCGAGGAAGTAAAAAGATTATTAAAACCCTATTGCGGAGAATTGAAACGGCAATGTAAAGGTGTACTGAAACAAGCAGAACGCGAAACGGAAAAAGCGGAAAAATATCTGACAAAAAGGCTCGGGGTAAGCGAATACACGGAATTGTTTTTAACAGATATCATTTTTGAAAACGAAGATATCTATTTACTGTTTGACAACGGCGAAAAATTGCTTATCAAAAACGGAGAAATACTCGAAAGGGAGGAAGAAAAACTGTTTGCATGGAACGCGGATATCCCCAACAGCGGTTGGAGCATGGTGATTGCCGCCGAGTTGTACCGCACAGACAAAAAATTTGAAATACATTTTTTAATGGAAAACAGAAACGAATATGAACGTTATACAGTATGGTACTTGACATTCCGAGGAACGGATATACAGGAAATCATAACCCCAAATAATGAATTTCGGTTCAAATAATTTAATAAAAATCAGTACTGAAAAAGACGCTTTCGAGCGTCTTTTTTTTCATGTTCACAGCAAACGGAAATCGCGGGAAAAGTCCGAGATAAGGTAGGTAAGTGACGATGGGACGCGTGCTTGTCTTGATACAAGTACGGCGGCTACGCTGACGAGGCGGCAGAGCCGCCTCGTCACCCGCTCGCTGCGCTCGCGGGCGCCTAAGACAAGCACGCGCCCCAAACAAAGCAACAACGCAACAGCGGAACGCACAAAAAAAGCGCGGCGGCGCGGGGTGGCGCCGCTAAACCGCTCGGCGGTCACTCCCGCGCATACCGTCGCGCATACTTTTTTATTCTGCTGTTCCCCCCTTTTTTTCGCAAATGGCAGTAATACGTGCGCTTGTCTTTTATACAAGTAAAGGAATAAAAGTCTTTTGAAAGCCCTCGGAATTTTGTCCGAGGGCTTTTCTCTTTTCCCCAACCGTATATCTGCGGGAAGAGTACGAAAAAAAACGATATTTAATGAAAACAATCCGATTGATAATGGTTTTTGTACGGGAACAGTCCGTACCAATTTGAATTCGTTTTTGATATAATCTGTCCATAAAGATTTTACGGACAGGGAAAGAATATGAAACGACAGGATTTAACTTATATCGCGGGGAATGACTTGTATATAGCGCCTTTATCAGATTGCGAAACAAATGCCTTTTTCTCCGCGGTATTGGCAGAAATAAAAGAATTGAGCAAAGAAGAAATGGAAAACAATCCTTTTTGTCTTTCGTCCGTCGGAGCGTAAACGAAAACACCCTTTCCGTCAAGGGTAAAATACATTGCCTGCGGCAACCCTTGACGGAAAGACAACACACGGACAGATAAGGGAAAGACTTTGCGTTTCCGTTTCGTCCGTTTCCGTCGAAAGACAAAAAACAATTCAAAGGAGTTATGTATCATGAAATCAGCAGTTATCTATGCACGCTATTCCAGCGCAAGCCAGACCGAGCAGTCTATCGAAGGGCAATTAGACGTTTGCAAAAAGTATGCACAAGACAACGATTTACAAATCGTCGATACCTATATCGACCGCGCCATGACAGGCAAGAACGACCAACGCGCCGCATTTCAAAAGTTATTGTCCGACAGCGAAAAGCCCGTAACGTGGGAAATCGTGCTTGTATATGCAATCGACCGTTTCGGCAGAAATTCCATTGAGATAGCCGTCAATAAACAACGCTTGAAAAAGAACCGTAAAACGCTTATTTCCGCTACGCAACGCACCTCGGAAAATATAGACGGCACCAAGAACCTTGACGGCATTTTACTTGAAAATATGTATATCGGGCTTGCCGAATATTATTCCGAAGAACTCTCCCAAAAGATATTGCGCGGGTTGAACGAGAGCCGTAAGAAAGGCTTTTACTGCGGCGGGGGCGTGCCTTACGGGTACAAAGTGGTTGCCCGCAAAATCGTTGATGATGCCGAAAAAGCCGATATTGTCCGTTACATATTTTCGCAATATGCCCTCGGCGTGTATGTGCCTACGATTATCAAAGCCTTGACGGAGCGCGGCGTTTACCATAACGGAAAACCGTTTGCGCCCAATACCGTGTACCATATACTGAAAAATGAAAAGTATCTCGGCATTTACCGCAATAAAGGCGAAGAATACGACAATATCTATCCGCAAATCGTACCGATTGAAATTTTCGATAAAGTACGGGCAAAAGTACAAAAGAACAAGTACGGCAAAAGGAGCGTACAGGTAACATACCTATTGCGCCATAAACTGAAATGCGGATATTGCGGACACCCGATAAGCGCGGAAAGCGGTACTTCCTCAAACGGTGAAGTGATACACTACTACAAATGCCACGGCAGAAAAAAGTATCGCAACGGTTGTGAAAAAACGGCATTACGCAAAGAGTTTTTGGAAAACTTTGTACTTGAAACTATCCTGCGCGAACTCTCCAAGCCCGATACAATGAACAAGGT from Candidatus Borkfalkia ceftriaxoniphila includes the following:
- a CDS encoding RNA polymerase sigma factor yields the protein MNPILFNYLLTRYRSSSRAVTKLYEYYYPLIVRYIDRQFRGKVDGKDIAQQFFIKLFEIKPKFVRAPTAWVYTIARNMALDKLRKDKRLVYSDMDNGECGEFRLSDKALIALEGLSESEQKIIYLRYWERFRLKEIAELLNEKYDAVKYHHRIAKNKLKIHFREEEK
- a CDS encoding helix-turn-helix transcriptional regulator, whose translation is MSRVPSDSHLKTSDLFKKRLNELIADLDCSIYEFAPKAHVSKGVITRATIYGIIPSVKPLIKIADTCEVSLEYLLGLTNETIFSPSILKVPFHIRINELRLERGVKFSQIGKQMPFSTNLFYDWQREHTLPSLEYLLAIANYFEVSIDYLLGRTDDKTN
- a CDS encoding helix-turn-helix transcriptional regulator — translated: MPRNPTIHPTQRISPEFQDRLNSIIKDKECTKYEFSSLVGVSKEVISRSCLYGIIPSLQSLIKIADYLNISINYLLGKTSNSNFIKSECNVSFHERLRSLANEKHKKYSEIARKMIFPESYFHDWIRTNTLPSLDYLIKIAEYFNVSPDYILGRTDERD
- a CDS encoding nucleotidyltransferase domain-containing protein — protein: MKEIKLMNIEKNLLVFIQNICRNYPTIEKVILFGSRARGDHTQKSDYDLAIYGQLQPSEIVLLRNALREDLPTLHKIDTVFMQSETDSKLIKNIETEGILIYDKTCQ
- a CDS encoding nucleotidyltransferase substrate binding protein; protein product: MIKLANKFDNFNKAVKRLNEANIAYKKNRDDDIYQDALIQRFEFTFELAWKTLREFMTDQGYQLEILSPKGVFAFAYQEGIISNETLWLDMLDSRNLTSHDYGHELAQTIADKISNRFCKELSNLAKYIFEKIK
- a CDS encoding recombinase family protein, whose amino-acid sequence is MKTAIIYTWSTAENDAAIQSQIILCKTFALKNDFKILHIYSDFKKSGIGNKLPAMCKLLNEIQSCEWDSLLITDPSRLTDDPLEYFKLQFNLNMAGKRIITVIEQKEVLKQ
- a CDS encoding recombinase family protein — its product is MRYAAFYGRYSCERQNEQSIEGQLRICQQYADQHDLKIVETYIDRAMTGTNDHRPAFQKMLADCEKNVLWDIVLVYAIDRFGRNSIEIAVNKQKLKKNNKMLISATQRTSDNIDGTKNLDGILLENVYIGLAEYYSAELSQKIRRGLHESRMKGQFSGGILPYGYYVENKKVFIDEERAEIVRFIFQQYAEGTTVKEIIRKLTEKGLTYRGKPFAMNTVYQMLRLEKYIGICRYDEGVYDNIFPAIVPKYIYEDVQKILQTNKKGSKSTRTEFLLKGKLLCGYCGKNMHGDSGTSHTGKTMHYYNCMARKRNNSCNKSAVSKDKFEKLITDTTVQLFEDQSNIDLIANEIMNVHKTRMNKKSVLSILENQRDEIKRSLANIMKAVEKGIFNATTQSRMEELEKQLADVESNIAIEQYKEKTILTKENIIDFLTNAILQKPKKMLQTLIQKIVVYDDKIIIYYNFTDKTNPDESNHRDSFYYPGSDSSVMVECLYRKLNEKKSIEFSIDFFNCYLGA
- a CDS encoding helix-turn-helix domain-containing protein; amino-acid sequence: MKFEDFSINLAKERMAANLSAYELSLRIGRDASYIHKVENGKINISLKMILKICEVLEIEPVELFKPPSSN
- a CDS encoding DUF4085 family protein, yielding MNEQGITEEERKLRKCIYRYYAKTCEKRIAAGAPFVFDENHAARKFEEGLRQKIELLQHMPPTILDKVADIGVFAFGYVSEEVKRLLKPYCGELKRQCKGVLKQAERETEKAEKYLTKRLGVSEYTELFLTDIIFENEDIYLLFDNGEKLLIKNGEILEREEEKLFAWNADIPNSGWSMVIAAELYRTDKKFEIHFLMENRNEYERYTVWYLTFRGTDIQEIITPNNEFRFK
- a CDS encoding recombinase family protein, whose translation is MKSAVIYARYSSASQTEQSIEGQLDVCKKYAQDNDLQIVDTYIDRAMTGKNDQRAAFQKLLSDSEKPVTWEIVLVYAIDRFGRNSIEIAVNKQRLKKNRKTLISATQRTSENIDGTKNLDGILLENMYIGLAEYYSEELSQKILRGLNESRKKGFYCGGGVPYGYKVVARKIVDDAEKADIVRYIFSQYALGVYVPTIIKALTERGVYHNGKPFAPNTVYHILKNEKYLGIYRNKGEEYDNIYPQIVPIEIFDKVRAKVQKNKYGKRSVQVTYLLRHKLKCGYCGHPISAESGTSSNGEVIHYYKCHGRKKYRNGCEKTALRKEFLENFVLETILRELSKPDTMNKVVDGLMQIQEMQNKESPILKTLLSEKRQTETALNNLMSAIEQGIISATTNKRLHELENKLTELERNILIEQSKTKITLSEDKIRKYYEQALLKEPQMLINLLIKQIVLYNDKMIVYYNSPIQTSPDGNSQGFSFYDEIAFMPYIIQNKPNPAMRAIRVIMTV